A window from Deltaproteobacteria bacterium encodes these proteins:
- a CDS encoding kinase/pyrophosphorylase: MSQKKGTIYIISDGTGETAATMIRAALVQYQDVEINIVRSKNVRTETQVESVIADAFENQGIIIHTVVSPQLKQVIQEQSASKGLLSVDLIGPLLQTLDDYFGGRPGAKSVGILRMVDDRYFKRIEAIEYTVKHDDGKCLTDLNEADIILVGISRTSKTPLSIFLSHKGWRVANIPLVLNSKLPKEVFDVDQRRIVGLLIDTSSLSRIRRNRLEKFGQDPGGEYARLSYIEKEIEYAQDLFRQNRRWPVFNVTERALEETAAEIVRVISSRLGLPDRMSF; the protein is encoded by the coding sequence GTGAGTCAGAAAAAAGGGACCATTTATATTATTTCGGACGGCACGGGGGAGACCGCTGCGACCATGATTCGCGCAGCGCTCGTTCAATATCAGGATGTAGAAATCAATATTGTGCGATCTAAAAATGTCAGAACAGAAACTCAAGTTGAAAGTGTTATTGCTGATGCGTTCGAAAATCAGGGCATTATCATTCACACCGTTGTCAGCCCCCAGTTGAAGCAGGTGATTCAAGAGCAATCGGCATCGAAAGGATTATTGAGTGTCGATTTGATTGGTCCTCTTTTGCAGACGTTGGATGACTACTTCGGTGGAAGACCTGGTGCGAAGAGCGTTGGAATTTTACGAATGGTTGACGATCGTTACTTTAAGCGAATCGAAGCCATTGAATACACGGTTAAGCATGACGACGGAAAGTGCCTTACTGACTTAAACGAAGCCGACATTATTTTAGTAGGCATTTCGCGAACCTCCAAAACACCGCTTTCAATTTTTTTAAGTCACAAGGGCTGGAGGGTGGCCAATATTCCATTGGTGTTGAACTCGAAGCTTCCCAAAGAGGTTTTCGATGTTGATCAAAGACGCATTGTTGGACTTTTGATCGACACCAGTTCGCTTTCCCGCATTCGGCGCAATCGTTTGGAAAAGTTTGGCCAAGATCCGGGCGGAGAATACGCACGGCTAAGTTACATTGAAAAAGAAATTGAGTACGCTCAAGACTTGTTCCGACAGAATCGTCGTTGGCCAGTTTTCAATGTGACCGAACGCGCGTTAGAAGAAACCGCTGCCGAGATTGTTCGCGTGATTTCTTCGCGCCTGGGTTTGCCGGATCGTATGAGTTTTTAA
- a CDS encoding BamA/TamA family outer membrane protein produces MFGLLQFPTFISAAALSIAMIFAAPVAEAATIMKFTGVSVAQGRALQSKFPFVFERPISLAEADEVVRFLMKTGLYSNIEVVSRVVDGDPELLLVATALRKIKGITVGGNRAMSNSEVLQVLQLQEGKVFERKELIESIKNLQTEYRRRGYRGMNAEVDFETPNESEVELKVKVEEGIPTIVERVQIDSANPEVVRRIDRIIKPLKGKALSEDDLQKLTKEIAEDLRSNRFLTARTLDPQAVFDEQQSRVRIAITIESAWKYLFKFEGNLALDDSALIRQMNLEQLVGTVTTPAPELAERLRRAYQTSGFAHIEVSATEKTIEESFIKEITFKIDEGPRVRVKRIEITGNISRQGSYYAEFIESSSRDLIGEGYYNRKDIEDGIRSLEEELQNQGYLRAKVKSWRSEFSNPQLSSATSARDQVDTGQNMAATKSAGKRGSQATLILNIDEGPLTVIRQIRFEGVEAFSKIQLQGILPIKTSESLRIKDLNDAIEALKSYYYSQGFIEMRILNEKEGLVTYNESSTQATVEFQVYEGPKVTVSSIVLDGNVMTKDYVILRELSIKQGDVFTPELRDDSIFHLQRLSLFSRVNVRTLEEGTSIAERTVIVEVEESAPGTFESGVGVAYDRDLLFRGYAGIAYRNLQGTGRAASIRADPSYSTDPKISYLEYKITLSYLEPYILRDRNKGRLNLVRDVGFKEVDSDGKAIILAKNEIGLNLERDLTKHLKLTYTAYNLSSQSEFDRSNPDEIKRTQNIAKTGPQIEYDTRDNVFYPTKGLYAQIGFEYADPILGSSEDASQSIKFSKVTASVSVPYRIFGSPNFIFASSVRSGYLANLSTLPQGGVPDQEAFFLGGRSTLRGFQPTGRSLDLERVPNLTQLGKANLRDFYVTTDSYYYLLKAEIRFPVYGDFHGALFYDGGAVLLSQIFLEDSYRDSFGVALRYKVSGGIVAGLEYGKKLNRKNWHPYGYESPEAWHFSIGTF; encoded by the coding sequence ATGTTTGGCCTTCTTCAGTTTCCAACATTTATATCGGCAGCCGCATTATCGATCGCGATGATTTTCGCGGCGCCGGTGGCCGAAGCGGCGACCATCATGAAATTTACAGGCGTCTCTGTTGCCCAGGGCCGAGCGCTTCAATCGAAATTTCCCTTTGTTTTTGAACGACCCATCTCGCTTGCAGAGGCCGACGAAGTCGTTCGGTTCCTGATGAAGACCGGGCTGTATTCGAATATTGAAGTCGTCTCGCGAGTGGTCGACGGCGACCCGGAACTACTTTTGGTTGCGACAGCCTTAAGAAAAATCAAAGGCATTACCGTGGGCGGCAATCGAGCCATGTCCAACTCAGAGGTCCTTCAGGTCTTACAGCTGCAAGAGGGAAAGGTTTTTGAACGAAAAGAATTAATCGAATCCATCAAAAACCTTCAGACAGAATATCGCAGGCGCGGATATAGAGGCATGAACGCCGAAGTCGACTTCGAAACTCCAAACGAAAGCGAAGTGGAACTTAAGGTAAAGGTCGAAGAAGGAATACCGACAATTGTCGAACGGGTGCAAATCGATAGCGCAAATCCAGAGGTCGTGCGCCGAATTGACCGAATCATTAAACCTCTCAAAGGAAAAGCGCTTAGCGAAGACGATCTGCAAAAATTGACCAAAGAAATTGCCGAAGATTTACGTAGCAACCGATTTCTGACCGCCAGAACTCTCGATCCTCAGGCGGTTTTTGACGAGCAACAGTCTCGTGTTCGAATCGCGATCACGATCGAGAGCGCGTGGAAGTATCTGTTTAAATTTGAGGGCAATTTGGCCTTGGATGACTCAGCGCTAATCCGCCAAATGAACCTTGAACAGCTGGTGGGAACAGTCACTACACCCGCTCCTGAGCTTGCGGAAAGACTTCGGCGGGCTTACCAAACCAGCGGTTTTGCACATATTGAAGTTTCGGCGACAGAAAAAACTATCGAAGAAAGCTTCATCAAGGAGATCACGTTCAAGATCGATGAAGGTCCGCGCGTTCGAGTGAAGCGAATTGAAATTACTGGCAATATCTCTCGCCAGGGAAGCTATTACGCGGAGTTTATTGAAAGCAGTAGTCGCGACTTGATTGGCGAAGGATATTACAACCGGAAAGACATTGAAGATGGAATCCGAAGCCTCGAAGAAGAACTTCAGAATCAAGGCTATCTGCGAGCAAAAGTAAAGTCGTGGCGGTCAGAGTTTTCAAATCCTCAGCTTTCGTCTGCCACGAGTGCCAGGGACCAAGTGGACACTGGACAAAACATGGCCGCTACTAAATCCGCAGGAAAACGCGGCAGTCAAGCAACACTGATTCTAAATATCGACGAGGGCCCACTGACGGTTATCCGCCAGATTCGTTTCGAGGGGGTTGAGGCATTTTCCAAGATCCAGCTTCAGGGAATCTTGCCGATCAAAACCAGTGAATCACTTCGCATCAAAGATCTGAATGACGCCATCGAAGCACTTAAGTCCTACTATTACTCTCAAGGCTTTATCGAGATGCGGATATTAAATGAAAAAGAAGGACTCGTTACTTACAACGAGTCCAGCACCCAAGCGACGGTCGAATTCCAAGTCTATGAAGGCCCCAAAGTGACCGTTAGCTCCATCGTTCTCGATGGGAATGTCATGACAAAAGATTATGTCATTTTACGCGAACTCTCGATCAAGCAAGGCGATGTGTTTACACCGGAGCTCCGCGATGACTCGATTTTTCACTTACAAAGATTAAGTCTCTTTTCTCGCGTGAATGTTCGCACGCTCGAAGAGGGAACGTCGATTGCCGAACGCACGGTGATTGTCGAAGTCGAGGAAAGTGCCCCTGGCACCTTTGAGTCCGGCGTGGGAGTCGCCTATGACCGCGATTTACTTTTCCGTGGCTATGCCGGGATCGCTTATAGAAATCTTCAAGGCACAGGCCGCGCGGCCAGTATTCGGGCTGATCCAAGCTATTCGACTGATCCAAAGATCAGCTATCTCGAGTACAAAATCACGCTCAGCTATCTTGAACCATATATTTTACGTGACCGAAATAAAGGTCGCTTGAATTTGGTGCGCGACGTTGGCTTCAAGGAAGTCGATTCTGACGGCAAAGCTATTATTCTAGCGAAGAATGAAATCGGATTAAATCTTGAGCGCGATTTAACTAAGCACTTGAAACTTACCTATACCGCCTACAACCTCTCGAGCCAAAGCGAGTTCGATCGCAGTAATCCGGATGAAATTAAGCGAACGCAAAACATTGCCAAAACCGGCCCTCAGATTGAATACGACACTCGCGATAATGTCTTTTACCCAACCAAAGGTCTCTACGCACAAATCGGTTTTGAATATGCTGACCCGATCTTGGGGAGCTCCGAAGACGCTTCACAATCCATTAAGTTTTCGAAAGTCACCGCCTCCGTTTCAGTACCCTACCGAATATTTGGTAGTCCTAATTTTATTTTCGCATCCAGTGTTCGCTCGGGGTACCTCGCGAATTTATCGACGCTTCCTCAAGGTGGCGTGCCGGATCAAGAAGCATTTTTTCTAGGTGGTCGCTCGACACTTCGCGGTTTCCAGCCGACTGGAAGATCTTTAGATCTCGAGCGAGTTCCTAACTTAACCCAGCTTGGAAAAGCGAATTTGCGGGATTTTTATGTCACCACCGACAGCTACTATTATCTATTGAAAGCGGAAATTCGTTTTCCGGTCTACGGCGATTTTCATGGTGCGCTCTTCTACGATGGCGGCGCCGTTCTTCTTTCGCAAATATTCCTTGAGGATTCTTATCGAGATTCATTCGGCGTGGCACTTCGCTACAAAGTATCTGGCGGTATCGTCGCGGGTCTTGAATACGGAAAAAAACTAAATCGAAAAAACTGGCATCCCTACGGCTATGAAAGTCCAGAAGCCTGGCACTTCTCCATCGGCACCTTTTAA
- a CDS encoding translocation/assembly module TamB domain-containing protein, translating to MTNAQKPRSSFRRRFFSRRFLVFSLLIAGTAFTVGTVLSQTIPKIKSWLLVSIDEFSRENLPVRILPGTVDFRIVPLGITLNDVRILPTAEFEKENGKLFSALTIQEIRADLSMLQIIRGEVVLDEVTIAGTEVKVVVPKPKASSGKPLEGLFKALDKVPIGTFLISDTNAIVEIPHERLSLEIENLKFQMDRTRVRSLPKVELEASATSVVIRQNQPSPAPDLVIRLAPALSLELTPKEINIEKLEVRRGSSVIDLKGELNGDTEGLAFSTGSFDLASDLDVKSTRDWLQKSIADAAPTPPMSGRLRMTAKLEKKGKPQPWGASFKLSTDAYHVQYIDLDKIEASGKWDGQQLFIPSVTSVARAGKVELKEVRIGEGLQKTPDGRTPWLMRIGLLNADIELHEFLTNMGVGPIPVWLSAQGAFPCESQLAPKFAIRCGGEFKGQNLIVQSALKTGRSPAGAIAGIPAFTSKGEFSFDLEKFQYSADIRFPNSVGKSTGEVRYKTGFDIKYEAEKLSIKDLSALGGLKLEGLLKLKGSTTGGSKSASLTMDLEGQDLWLENFWLGQPKGVATYKAGHLTFTGLQGFYTTSRYNGDVKIDLRNSTIDTNLRMPFFDSRDLFKIFSRKFTPPFPVTGTGQASIKSSGPFDISKMTYDLKSSLFKGTVSGENFDQVHFDVKSIKGEVKSERVSINRGEAVIQLTGEGHPDGTINTVVRGRGFRLEETNLISESGFGLAGLVTFDMLLKGPVLAPDADLNGSLTRTSIAETAVPDSNFKLRFTSKTIEGAGQFLGDLLNGEFVWPLAEEAPMSIKLQTREWNFAPIFSAIAGPSGRKDFEGRLTADVDLKSSRGGFWASNGSITVDRLSLRRGPIELSNPRKLVANMKNGLFSIRDFELSGDGTFIKINDQPTADQSGRNLDLQINSKIDMNLLSIFTPFFEELRGLLSMAVSLKMGPGGSDVIGSAYIDRAFIKFPEFSHAFENLQSDLVFNHKKVVINSIKSDFAGGKIQALGGLEFQGKKQVPVNVTGSFDRITLNLPDKVRSSGSGNFTFSGSWFPFLLKGNYNVREGLFAMELDAGGAGGKASEDLRRDQFLPKFLVEESFQPLLLDINVDFSKGVQAKNEMIEGSATGTMQVEGSPSKPRLTGQVRANADTKIKFRENIFDVSSAILSFDDPLEINPRINLNARTRVDGYDVNLLVQGTGKKPEISVSSIPPMPERDILSLLALGTTDQRLTTTDSGSQQGSAAGQQLISGVANQALKGVTKKLGVDVQLSPGFDDTNGDYQKVILKIPVNRKLELSGSQTLGKKPETELVLRYRFTDRVSGVLRGQLQDRGEVSDSTGQQSRNSEKAGLDFEYKFEFK from the coding sequence ATGACCAATGCTCAAAAACCACGTAGCTCATTTCGGCGGCGGTTTTTTTCGCGGCGGTTTTTAGTTTTTTCCTTACTCATTGCGGGAACGGCTTTTACCGTTGGCACCGTACTGTCACAAACAATTCCAAAGATAAAATCTTGGCTGCTTGTATCGATCGACGAATTTTCTCGAGAAAACCTGCCGGTTCGCATCCTGCCCGGTACTGTCGACTTCCGAATTGTGCCACTTGGAATCACGCTCAACGATGTCCGGATTCTTCCCACGGCAGAGTTCGAAAAGGAGAACGGGAAACTTTTTTCAGCGCTCACCATTCAAGAAATCCGAGCAGACCTTTCGATGCTTCAAATCATTCGGGGTGAAGTCGTACTGGATGAAGTGACTATTGCAGGCACTGAAGTTAAAGTAGTCGTACCAAAGCCAAAAGCTAGTAGCGGAAAACCACTTGAGGGTCTCTTTAAGGCACTCGACAAAGTTCCCATCGGCACATTTCTAATATCTGACACTAACGCGATCGTGGAAATTCCGCACGAAAGGCTTTCGCTTGAAATTGAAAACTTAAAATTTCAAATGGATCGCACCCGTGTTCGCTCACTTCCGAAGGTTGAATTAGAGGCCTCGGCCACCTCCGTTGTCATTCGTCAAAACCAGCCAAGTCCCGCGCCTGACCTAGTAATACGATTGGCGCCGGCTCTGTCACTTGAACTTACGCCTAAAGAAATCAACATCGAAAAACTTGAAGTCCGTCGAGGTTCTTCCGTGATCGACCTAAAGGGTGAGCTCAATGGAGATACAGAAGGGTTGGCCTTTTCGACCGGCAGTTTTGACCTCGCGTCAGATCTCGACGTCAAGTCAACGCGCGATTGGCTGCAAAAGTCGATTGCAGACGCGGCGCCGACGCCGCCAATGTCGGGCCGCTTACGTATGACTGCCAAGCTTGAAAAGAAGGGTAAGCCGCAACCATGGGGCGCCTCGTTCAAGCTGTCGACCGACGCTTATCATGTCCAATACATCGATCTCGACAAAATTGAAGCCAGTGGCAAGTGGGATGGGCAGCAGCTATTTATTCCCAGTGTGACCTCGGTCGCACGTGCCGGAAAAGTCGAACTCAAAGAAGTTCGAATTGGCGAAGGTCTGCAAAAAACACCTGATGGTCGGACTCCTTGGCTGATGAGAATCGGACTTTTGAATGCTGACATCGAACTGCACGAATTTTTGACCAATATGGGTGTCGGCCCGATTCCGGTTTGGCTTTCTGCCCAGGGTGCCTTTCCATGTGAGTCTCAGCTTGCACCGAAGTTCGCGATCCGCTGTGGAGGCGAGTTTAAAGGCCAAAACCTGATCGTTCAAAGTGCTTTGAAAACCGGGAGAAGTCCCGCAGGTGCGATTGCCGGGATTCCGGCATTCACGTCCAAAGGCGAATTCAGTTTTGATCTCGAAAAATTTCAATACTCGGCCGATATACGATTCCCAAATTCGGTCGGAAAAAGCACCGGCGAGGTCCGCTATAAAACTGGTTTTGATATAAAATATGAAGCCGAGAAACTTTCCATAAAAGACCTCTCTGCCCTTGGCGGGCTTAAATTAGAAGGTCTGCTCAAGTTAAAAGGCTCGACCACTGGCGGCTCGAAGTCGGCGTCGCTCACGATGGACCTTGAAGGCCAAGATTTATGGTTGGAAAACTTCTGGTTGGGCCAGCCGAAAGGAGTCGCGACATACAAGGCCGGTCATCTGACCTTCACGGGGCTTCAAGGGTTCTATACCACTTCCCGCTACAACGGCGATGTGAAGATAGACCTACGAAATTCGACAATCGATACGAATTTGCGGATGCCATTTTTTGATTCGCGCGATCTCTTTAAAATTTTCTCGCGAAAATTTACTCCGCCCTTCCCTGTGACTGGAACCGGGCAAGCCTCGATCAAGTCCTCTGGTCCGTTCGACATCTCAAAAATGACTTACGATCTAAAGTCGTCTTTGTTTAAGGGTACGGTCTCTGGCGAAAATTTTGATCAAGTCCACTTCGATGTGAAATCGATAAAGGGCGAAGTAAAATCTGAACGCGTGTCCATAAATCGCGGCGAAGCCGTGATTCAACTAACCGGAGAAGGCCATCCGGATGGAACTATCAATACGGTAGTTCGCGGTCGCGGCTTTCGATTGGAAGAAACCAACTTGATCTCAGAATCGGGCTTCGGCCTCGCGGGACTTGTGACTTTCGATATGCTTCTCAAAGGCCCCGTCCTAGCGCCGGACGCTGATCTAAACGGCAGTCTGACACGAACCTCAATTGCCGAGACTGCAGTGCCAGATAGCAACTTCAAACTTCGTTTCACTTCTAAGACCATCGAGGGCGCGGGTCAGTTTTTAGGTGACCTTTTGAATGGAGAGTTTGTATGGCCTCTGGCAGAAGAAGCCCCAATGTCAATCAAACTGCAAACAAGGGAATGGAACTTCGCCCCAATTTTTTCTGCGATCGCCGGCCCCAGCGGGCGAAAGGATTTCGAAGGACGACTGACCGCAGACGTCGATCTGAAGTCCAGCCGCGGTGGCTTCTGGGCGTCAAATGGATCCATCACAGTTGACCGACTTTCACTTCGTCGTGGTCCCATTGAACTTTCGAACCCAAGAAAACTTGTGGCCAACATGAAGAACGGTCTGTTTTCAATCCGTGATTTCGAACTTTCAGGCGACGGAACATTTATTAAAATCAATGACCAGCCAACAGCCGACCAATCTGGCAGAAACCTTGATCTCCAGATCAATTCGAAAATCGACATGAACTTGCTTTCCATTTTTACTCCATTTTTCGAAGAGCTCCGCGGCTTACTGTCCATGGCCGTGTCGTTGAAGATGGGGCCCGGCGGCAGCGATGTCATAGGATCGGCCTATATCGATCGCGCGTTTATAAAGTTCCCTGAATTCTCTCACGCCTTCGAAAATCTACAAAGTGACCTCGTTTTCAATCACAAGAAAGTGGTGATCAACTCGATCAAGTCCGACTTCGCAGGTGGAAAAATTCAGGCACTAGGGGGCCTTGAATTCCAAGGAAAAAAACAAGTTCCCGTCAACGTCACAGGATCCTTTGATCGCATCACTTTGAACCTGCCGGACAAAGTTCGGTCCTCGGGATCAGGCAACTTCACGTTCTCCGGAAGCTGGTTCCCGTTTCTTCTCAAGGGAAACTACAATGTGCGGGAAGGTCTTTTCGCAATGGAGCTTGATGCAGGCGGCGCAGGCGGAAAAGCGAGTGAAGACCTAAGGCGAGATCAGTTTTTACCGAAATTTTTGGTTGAAGAATCTTTTCAGCCGCTGCTTTTGGACATCAATGTCGATTTTTCAAAGGGAGTTCAGGCTAAGAACGAAATGATCGAAGGGTCTGCCACCGGAACAATGCAAGTCGAAGGGAGCCCATCAAAACCACGTTTGACCGGGCAGGTTCGGGCAAATGCCGATACCAAAATTAAGTTCAGAGAAAACATTTTTGACGTTTCGAGCGCGATCTTGTCGTTTGATGACCCGCTTGAAATTAATCCGCGCATCAACCTGAACGCACGTACTCGCGTCGACGGCTATGACGTGAACCTCTTGGTCCAGGGAACCGGAAAAAAACCAGAAATTTCTGTCTCCAGCATACCGCCAATGCCAGAACGAGATATTCTGTCTCTCTTGGCACTCGGTACGACGGATCAAAGGTTGACGACCACCGACAGCGGAAGCCAACAAGGCTCCGCAGCCGGTCAGCAGTTGATCAGTGGCGTTGCGAATCAAGCCCTCAAAGGAGTGACAAAAAAACTCGGCGTAGACGTCCAATTGTCCCCTGGCTTTGATGACACAAATGGCGATTACCAAAAAGTGATCCTTAAAATTCCAGTCAATAGAAAACTTGAACTCTCCGGTAGCCAAACCCTAGGAAAAAAGCCAGAGACGGAACTCGTACTTCGGTACCGATTTACCGATCGCGTTTCAGGCGTTCTTCGAGGCCAACTTCAAGACCGTGGAGAGGTTTCTGACTCGACAGGCCAACAGTCTCGAAATTCTGAAAAGGCCGGCCTCGACTTCGAGTACAAGTTTGAGTTCAAATAG
- the nusB gene encoding transcription antitermination factor NusB: MTRVTAGSDIAQAEMSPRRRAREMTLQLLFLREFAPAKGLEGSPRGLLTDFVRDFEMEPEIAAYGGILFIGVCENHEAIDRMIEAQARHWKLSRMSLVDLSLLRMATFEMSFMVPKLSAGIAIDEAVELARLYGSTDSASFVNGILDPIARQL; the protein is encoded by the coding sequence ATGACCCGAGTAACCGCTGGATCTGATATCGCTCAAGCTGAAATGTCGCCTCGGCGCCGTGCCCGGGAAATGACGTTGCAGCTGCTATTTTTGCGTGAATTTGCCCCCGCCAAAGGTCTTGAGGGTTCTCCTCGTGGGCTTCTGACTGATTTCGTGCGCGATTTTGAAATGGAACCAGAAATTGCCGCTTATGGTGGAATTTTGTTCATCGGGGTTTGTGAAAATCACGAAGCCATTGACCGAATGATTGAAGCGCAGGCCCGACACTGGAAACTCAGCCGCATGAGTCTTGTCGATCTCTCGCTTCTCAGAATGGCGACCTTTGAGATGAGTTTCATGGTGCCTAAATTGAGTGCCGGCATTGCCATCGACGAGGCCGTTGAGCTTGCACGACTCTACGGCAGCACGGACTCAGCGTCATTTGTGAACGGGATTCTTGACCCGATCGCACGTCAGCTCTGA